A single window of Marinobacter sp. SS13-12 DNA harbors:
- the flgA gene encoding flagellar basal body P-ring formation chaperone FlgA: MRITIFVTALLMSANAETVMASNTTAEQIYSAAGQFLEAFAEKQAGEGFSVTHDSGKPDARLSLATCDTPLDVSFSGDPWKTTQPSLLVSCEGDRPWRMFLPVSVTITGNALVASRTLGRGERLTESALRTDSVVVNSIRRGAITSEDQLIGMEMRRGVNAGTVFTPDLLLTPAAIERGDHVIISARSGNFSVNSRGKALASGGIGEQVLVENLSSSRTVRARVTAPGRVEIPM, from the coding sequence ATGCGCATCACCATTTTCGTTACCGCTCTGCTAATGTCTGCCAATGCAGAGACCGTGATGGCCTCCAATACCACAGCGGAGCAAATCTATTCAGCAGCCGGGCAGTTCCTGGAGGCGTTTGCCGAAAAGCAGGCGGGTGAAGGCTTCTCTGTGACCCACGATAGCGGCAAACCGGACGCCCGCCTTTCCCTCGCTACCTGCGACACGCCACTGGACGTATCTTTCAGCGGCGATCCCTGGAAGACCACGCAACCGTCTCTGCTGGTTTCCTGTGAAGGCGACCGGCCCTGGCGTATGTTCCTGCCGGTGTCCGTCACTATCACCGGTAATGCCCTGGTGGCGTCCCGCACGCTTGGCCGGGGGGAGAGACTGACCGAGAGCGCGTTACGCACCGACTCGGTGGTCGTGAACTCGATCCGGCGCGGCGCCATCACCAGCGAGGATCAACTGATCGGGATGGAAATGCGACGGGGGGTTAACGCTGGTACCGTATTCACCCCCGATCTGCTGCTGACCCCTGCGGCAATAGAACGGGGCGATCATGTTATTATCAGCGCCCGCAGCGGAAACTTCTCGGTTAACTCCCGCGGAAAAGCCCTGGCCAGTGGTGGCATCGGCGAACAGGTTCTGGTGGAAAACCTGTCTTCATCCCGCACCGTCCGTGCCCGTGTGACGGCACCGGGCCGCGTCGAAATCCCCATGTAA
- a CDS encoding chemotaxis protein CheV, translating into MAGVLDSVNQRTQLVGQNRLELLLFRLRDQQMYGINVFKVKEVLQCPKLSSLPNSRPMVCGVAHIRGETIPIIDLAMSIRLPGIPREELANCFVIITEYNRKTQGFLVGGVDRIVNMNWEDILPPPKGAGKDGYLTAVTRIDDRIVEIIDVEKILSEVSPLEQDVGEDIRTRSAERAPGHLPVLVVDDSSVARRQIERCLTAIGMEVVTRNDGKQAYDYLKEITADGSRAADHLSLIISDVEMPEMDGYTLVTRCKNEPAIRDVYIMLHTSLSGVFNKAMVQKVGADDFMAKFSPDELAERVMEIIDREQ; encoded by the coding sequence ATGGCAGGGGTATTGGACAGTGTTAATCAGCGTACGCAGCTGGTGGGACAAAACCGCCTGGAACTTCTGCTGTTCCGGCTTCGTGACCAGCAGATGTATGGCATCAACGTGTTCAAGGTCAAGGAAGTTCTTCAGTGCCCGAAGCTGTCGTCCCTTCCGAACAGCCGGCCCATGGTGTGTGGTGTCGCACACATCCGGGGTGAGACGATCCCGATCATTGATCTTGCCATGTCGATACGGCTCCCGGGCATTCCCCGGGAAGAGTTGGCAAACTGCTTTGTGATCATTACCGAGTACAACCGCAAGACCCAGGGGTTCCTGGTCGGCGGTGTCGATCGCATCGTGAACATGAACTGGGAAGACATACTTCCGCCGCCCAAGGGAGCCGGGAAGGACGGCTACCTTACGGCGGTGACCCGTATTGATGACAGAATTGTCGAGATCATCGATGTGGAGAAAATCCTTTCCGAGGTTTCACCGCTCGAACAGGACGTGGGCGAGGACATACGCACCAGGAGTGCAGAGCGTGCACCGGGCCACCTGCCGGTATTGGTGGTAGATGATTCCTCCGTTGCCAGACGACAGATTGAACGATGCCTGACCGCCATTGGCATGGAAGTCGTTACCAGGAACGATGGCAAGCAGGCTTACGACTACCTTAAGGAAATCACAGCCGACGGGTCCCGTGCGGCAGACCACCTGTCACTGATTATCTCGGATGTCGAAATGCCGGAAATGGATGGGTACACTCTGGTTACCAGGTGCAAGAATGAGCCTGCCATCAGGGATGTGTATATCATGCTGCATACTTCTCTCAGTGGCGTCTTCAACAAAGCCATGGTGCAGAAAGTAGGTGCGGATGATTTCATGGCCAAGTTCAGTCCCGATGAGCTGGCAGAAAGAGTCATGGAGATAATCGACCGAGAGCAGTGA